DNA from Chrysemys picta bellii isolate R12L10 chromosome 13, ASM1138683v2, whole genome shotgun sequence:
aatgcaaaacaaaaaaaccacatcccacggcagcgagtctcagagcctggatttacagactcaggctcatgggactCGCGCCATGGCACTAAAATTAGCTGTATAGACGTTCCTGCTCAAGCtcgagcttgggctctgaaacccagtgaaggggggtgggtctcagagctcaTGCACCAGCCTGAGCGAGAACATCTCCATGGCTATTTTTAATGCCATATCATGGCTCCCTTGAGCTGAAGCCTGTAGATCTGGGCTCTGAGCCTTGATGAcacaggttgggttttttttgccaatATAGGCATACTCAATATGGATTCAGGTGCCTGATTTTAACCTAAGACCCCTATCCGGCAAGGTGTTCCCAAGGCTGGCCCTTGGTGTTCTGCCTCCCtgggtggggaaaaaacaaaacagctgaaCCAAAAAACCTCCACCTGATTAGATGCATTCCTCCCTAGATATTGATGTGGACCACTTCCCTGATTTCCCacccctaaggccggccctggctGTTCCCTGTGAGAAGATTCCTGTGTGGAgttcaactgacttcagtgggctccaCATGGTGGCAGGGAGTGAGGAAGTTTGAAGTACCAGGTCATAAGGTTGAAACTCTAGGCCTATTTTCCCCTATTAGTTTTTAACCCAATAGTCAAAGAGtaaaaagaccccccccccaatggtACTTATACAGGCCCCATCACcacaatataatataaaaaatatatgaagatatacctatctcctagaactggaagggaccctgaaaggtcattgagtccagccccctgccttcactagcaggacccaagtactgattttgccccagattcctaagtagtccccccccaaggattgaactcacaaccctaggtttagcaggttaatgctcaaaccactgagctatccctcccctaagtAGCTGAACATGtcacaatatttaatgtatttatcttcaccacAACTCTTGCGGGTAGGAAAGAACTGTtaaattttttccccctgcaagGGGCAGGGAACTGAAGCCCAGAAAGTGAAGGTGACTTGGCTACAGTCACACAGGAGCTCTGTGGgtgagcaaggaattgaaccccaGTCTTCCAAAATATACCTAAGTGCCCCAACCACCAGACCATTCTTCCTCCTCCCACAACTTAGCTATTGTACCTAGTGATAACTCATTGAAATGTATTACTTGGTATTCTACCAAGAAATAACCCATGGATATGAGGCTAAATCTATCCTTCTAGTAAGTAATACCAGGTAGAAAATATTCTCACAGTTTCAGGTACAAGCCCTAAATCTCAATCTAATTGCTAAAGTAATacttgttaaaaacaaaactaaacaaaaaccaaaaacaaaacgaTGTTGCtttcttttagcttttttgaAAAGTGTTTCGCTTATGCTGTGCTGCACAATGACATGCATTCTATGCCAATCAATGCTTTTCAAAAACCTTAATAGGCTATTTTTGCTACTAAGATAAATAAAGGATAATATGATGCAGAACAGTTTTTAATTTATCATACTGAGCCTGAGCCCCAGGATAAAATGAATCTAAATGGATTCATTTGGAAACCCACAATtaagaggcctggtctacactaggcgtttatgtcgaagttagcgccgttaaatcgaattaaccctgcacccgtccacactgcgatgctatttagttcgacatagaggtctctttaattcgacttctgtactcctccccgacgaggggagtagcgctaaattcgacatggccatgtcgaattaggctaggtgtggatggaaatcgacgctaatagctccgggagctatcccacagtgcaccactctgttgacgctctggacagcagtgcgagctcggatgctctgaccagccacacaggaaaagccccgggaaaatttgaatttgaattccttttcctgtctggccagtttgaatctcatttcctgtctggacatcgtggcgagcacagcagcactggcaacgatgcagagctctccagcagtgatggccgtgcagtctgggaatagaaagagagccccagcatggactgatcgtgaagtcttggatctcatcgctgtgtggggcgatgagtccgtgctttccgagctgcgatccaaaagaaggaatgcaaagatctacgagaagatctctaaagacatggcagagagaggatacagccgggatgcaacgcagtgccgcgtgaaaatcaaggagctgagacaaggctaccagaagaccaaagaggcaaacggacgctccggatcccatccccagacatcccgtttctacgaggcactgcattccatcctcggtgctgccgccaccactaccccaccagtgaccgtggactctgaggatgggatactgtccacggccggttcctcagacatgttaggggacggggaagatgaggaaggagatgaggagggcgaggcagttggcagctctcacaacgctgatttccccgacagccaggatctcttcatcacccttacagagatcccctacgaagcgtccccagccattaccccggacacagaatctggtgaaggatcagccagtaagtgttgtaaacatctaaacatttatttttaacaaaacaggaatattaacaattaaaagaatgggttgttcatgattagtgtgccctaggcgcttaacggtttagtaaggggcagtgcaagttttgaaaagaaatctagcaatgtccggttttcagtgattgtcctgcacaagccgctctactgtgtattccctgctactgcagctacagtaaaatgcggtctatatgtgcggggatagagcagtaatcctcctgggacatctcgatgaagctctcctggaggtaacttgaaagccgttgcatgaggttcttggggagagcggccttattgggtcctccgaagtacgacacgttgccgcgccacgagattatcaggtactcggggatcattgctctgcacagcagggcggcatacggccctggtctttggaggctttcccggagcattctctctttgtcgctctcggagatcctcatcagggtgatgtcggccatggtgacctgcttttaattaggtaggggaatgttagtgttgggactgctttcccgttcctttacagaactgtcaccgctggtttgcagccacgcggtggaggcgggagaggggcagccgaaagggatcattcccggggacagccgcgagggggtgggacaggggcagagttcccgcttgccggattgctggcagcagggactgacattgatttaaatgtgaaatgaggccagtggtaatataaaagttttaaactgccacaagtgtacggcttaccatgtctgcctgcaacagaaattccgttgtgctgcctcgcttctcaaatgtgctgttcaagaccccaggcacagaatgcgaaggccgagaattcgaccttgtgctgagtgcgcatgtgaaaggtgctgtgcatggtcttgttcacagagaaaga
Protein-coding regions in this window:
- the LOC135975351 gene encoding uncharacterized protein LOC135975351, which produces MQSSPAVMAVQSGNRKRAPAWTDREVLDLIAVWGDESVLSELRSKRRNAKIYEKISKDMAERGYSRDATQCRVKIKELRQGYQKTKEANGRSGSHPQTSRFYEALHSILGAAATTTPPVTVDSEDGILSTAGSSDMLGDGEDEEGDEEGEAVGSSHNADFPDSQDLFITLTEIPYEASPAITPDTESGEGSATPSATVSQPSLESHSQRLARIRRRKKRTREDMFSELMASSQAQAAQQTQWRENLTRMHQANMDREERWRQEDQQATQTLLGLLREQTDTLRRLVDVLQERRQEDRAPLQSISNRPPPPPSPIPTSPKVQRRRGGRVPANSHSTPAESSSSRRLSFPKI